One region of Dysidea avara chromosome 1, odDysAvar1.4, whole genome shotgun sequence genomic DNA includes:
- the LOC136238136 gene encoding uncharacterized protein isoform X3 has product MRFSYLEFVNSHVIVVCNAVIIHQMTDSEAVDPESLPTKRNPTKEEQESLFNAVSHGDLTTIRNLHSSGIDVTGDVDVGEWTALHFAAEKGHYNVASALLQWGANVDATEEYDLRTPLHYAARYGHTDIFNLLVANGADINKQDKNGKTPLVMAANYNKQHHSTKEVEVNSKQYDQVKEEQDEEPPCKKPRLHKNGFTGLHWAALRGHYDVTSTLLNCGTNVNVTGGLSKITPLHIAARNGYTDISALLIDNGGDMNLKDEESNSTPLAAAVNNNHSSTVYYLIKEAGLDPTQCDEQLQQRITHLLEKEESDRRVSSDQLAGSSVFKPMVRGGINKRIIIAYHEAMKKGTRASNQMKLVMMGAEGAGKTSTVGSFLGKQFQEDQPPTSGAELNSCTIERIFTSKWRQSEIKDQLEKLPRNFRSGMKTYISTISKNTPVHVDNQVAATGTQEEIPKEVVARVQEVLDTKDVSDGDIRVVILDLGGQEIYYEIHFMFLAPEDVVLMTFDASKGLDEAVISRQRLNRFQEKVAARGMQTNLEVLETLFQSVFSHCGVKVEGGMYISKRAPTIIMIATHSKGLTEQHKRNIMNRFYKAFSGKLFMDHLPASRADAFHFIDNEARDQVIFAKVKDTIIKAGRPVIEKQCPITYLQFETGLLQESEINSTITQKEALNIAINADIEENMLKEALLHFSYKGVLLYYPDVPALQDVVFVNPQEVSNLVSSVISTHNYEPSSAELQLSCDRYDNYGLLEEELLNDMLKSCGRLQQKEVILGLLKKFDLAVEVSVETKFDDEDDSYELPKKGRVFVVPSMLVYNKKKLYQKKVHDVVVLYHFPDKYLPENIFNHLLVKTISWCNKWGHHVRCIYRGTGYFDCKGKGQSFKLQQCQITYSIKCYFTIHAQDEQMMLEQRQELLSYLKESLNVIHQMYIPSARQPIAYLECPLHHDDNCLPHVRLNSINTSNDVFCSKSECQAVPKKAYMLLLTTVSDKGSSSAPVLMSRGSNALFEKVFCCSSVVPTLKQLTNIVVPKLAADWKVAAINLDFDSTSIRLIQQKCGINDPESCCLEMLEEWLATDKGKGLKTWNTLLCALKMSKKLTNACSEIESKLAEGCNP; this is encoded by the exons GAGGAACAGGAAAGTTTATTCAATGCAGTTAGTCATGGTGACCTTACCACTATTCGAAACCTACATTCCAGTGGAATAGATGTGACTGGTGATGTTGATGTT ggtgaatggaCAGCTCTACATTTTGCAGCAGAAAAAGGCCATTACAATGTGGCCTCAGCTCTTCTCCAGTGGGGAGCTAATGTGGATGCTACTGAAGAG tatgatTTGAGGACGCCACTACACTACGCTGCTAGGTATGGACACACTGATATTTTTAATCTACTGGTAGCTAATGGTGCAGATATTAACAAGCAGGATAAG AATGGGAAGACTCCTCTGGTAATGGCAGCAAACTATAATAAGCAGCACCACTCAACAAAAGAAGTGGAAGTGAACTCCAAACAATATGACCAG GTtaaagaagaacaagatgaagAACCACCCTGTAAGAAACCTCGCCTTCACAAG AATGGATTTACTGGTCTGCACTGGGCAGCACTGCGTGGTCACTATGATGTGACTTCAACACTCCTGAACTGTGGGACTAACGTAAATGTCACTGGAGGG CTGAGCAAGATAACACCATTACATATTGCTGCACGTAATGGTTATACTGATATTTCAGCCCTATTGATAGATAATGGGGGAGATATGAACTTGAAGGATGAGGAG TCCAACAGTACTCCACTGGCAGCAGCTGTAAACAATAATCACAGTAGTACAGTGTACTACCTTATCAAAGAAGCTGGGCTGGATCCTACACAGTGTGATGAG CAATTACAACAAAGGATCACACATCTCCTGGAGAAGGAGGAGTCTGATAGGAGGGTCAGTTCAGACCAACTTGCTGGATCAA GTGTATTTAAACCTATGGTACGTGGTGGAATCAACAAGAGGATTATCATTGCTTACCATGAAGCTATGAAAAAGGGCACAAGAGCATCCAATCAGATGAAGTTAGTGATGATGGGTGCAGAAGGAGCTGGAAAAACAAGCACCGTTGGCTCTTTTCTAGGTAAGCAATTCCAGGAAGATCAGCCACCAACAAGTGGAGCTGAACTGAACTCATGCACTATTGAGCGCATTTTTACATCGAAATGGCGACAAAGTGAAATAAAAGATCAACTTGAAAAATTACCAAGGAACTTTAGAAGTGGGATGAAAACTTACATATCAACTATTTCAAAGaatacacctgtacatgtagaCAACCAAGTTGCAGCTACAGGCACACAAGAAGAAATTCCTAAAGAAGTGGTTGCTCGAGTACAGGAGGTGTTGGATACTAAAGATGTTTCTGATGGTGACATTCGGGTTGTCATATTAGATCTTGGTGGTCAAGAAATATACTATGAAATTCACTTTATGTTCTTGGCCCCAGAAGATGTGGTGTTGATGACATTTGATGCATCAAAGGGCCTTGACGAAGCAGTAATTAGTCGACAGCGCTTAAACAGATTTCAAGAAAAGGTAGCCGCTAGAGGAATGCAAACAAATCTTGAAGTGTTAGAAACACTTTTCCAGTCAGTATTCAGTCACTGTGGAGTTAAAGTGGAAGGCGGCATGTACATTTCCAAACGTGCTCCAACAATCATTATGATTGCCACACATTCCAAAGGTCTCACTGAGCAGCACAAAAGAAATATCATGAACAGATTTTACAAGGCATTCTCTGGCAAACTTTTCATGGATCATTTGCCAGCATCACGTGCTGATGCATTTCATTTCATTGATAATGAAGCAAGAGACCAGGTCATCTTTGCAAAGGTCAAGGATACCATTATAAAAGCAGGCAGACCTGTAATTGAAAAGCAATGTCCTATAACTTACCTGCAATTTGAAACAGGGTTGCTGCAGGAATCAGAAATAAATTCAACCATAACTCAAAAAGAAGCACTAAATATTGCGATAAACGCTGACATTGAAGAAAACATGTTAAAAGAAGCTCTTCTTCACTTCTCCTACAAGGGTGTCCTACTGTACTACCCAGATGTGCCAGCTCTACAGGATGTGGTTTTTGTGAATCCACAAGAAGTGTCCAATCTTGTCTCCTCTGTCATTTCCACACATAATTATGAGCCATCCTCAGCTGAATTGCAGTTATCATGTGATCGTTATGATAACTACGGATTGCTAGAAGAAGAATTGCTCAATGATATGTTGAAGAGTTGTGGTCGTCTGCAGCAGAAAGAGGTAATCTTAGGTCTACTTAAAAAGTTTGATCTTGCAGTAGAAGTGTCTGTTGAGACGAAGtttgatgatgaagatgactCTTACGAGCTTCCCAAAAAAGGCAGAGTGTTTGTGGTTCCCTCCATGCTGgtctacaacaaaaaaaagctTTATCAGAAAAAGGTTCATGATGTGGTAGTGTTGTATCACTTTCCTGATAAATACTTACCAGAAAATATATTCAACCACTTGCTAGTCAAGACGATCAGTTGGTGCAATAAGTGGGGTCATCATGTTAGATG CATATACAGAGGCACTGGCTACTTTGACTGTAAAGGAAAAGGACAGAGTTTTAAATTACAACAATGCCAAATTACTTATTCTATCAAGTGTTATTTTACAATACATGCACAAGATGAACAGATGATGTTAGAACAACGACAGGAGCTACTGTCATACTTGAAAGAATCACTTAATGTTATCCATCAAATGTATATTCCTTCAGCAAGACAACCCATTGCATATTTAGAATGTCCACTACACCATGATGATAACTGTTTGCCTCATGTTCGActcaatagcatcaatactTCAAATGATGTCTTCTGCTCCAAAAGTGAATGTCAGGCTGTTCCCAAAAAAGCCTACATGTTGTTACTGACCACAGTGAGTGATAAAG GTTCTTCATCTGCACCAGTACTAATGAGTAGAGGTTCCAATGCACTATTTGAAAAAG TTTTCTGTTGTTCTTCTGTAGTTCCCACTCTGAAGCAATTAACCAATATTGTAGTGCCAAAGCTTGCTGCAGACTGGAAGGTGGCAGCTATTAATTTGGACTTTGACTCAACATCCATCAGGCTTATTCAACAGAAGTGTGGCATTAATGATCCAGAAAGTTGTTGTCTGGAGATGCTGGAAGAATGGCTAGCTACAGATAAAGGGAAAGGACTTAAGACCTGGAATACTCTACTGTGTGCTCTAAAAATGAGCAAGAAACTGACCAACGCATGTAGTGAGATTGAGAGCAAGCTAGCAGAAG GATGTAATCCATGA
- the LOC136238136 gene encoding uncharacterized protein isoform X2, whose translation MRFSYLEFVNSHVIVVCNAVIIHQMTDSEAVDPESLPTKRNPTKEEQESLFNAVSHGDLTTIRNLHSSGIDVTGDVDVGEWTALHFAAEKGHYNVASALLQWGANVDATEEYDLRTPLHYAARYGHTDIFNLLVANGADINKQDKNGKTPLVMAANYNKQHHSTKEVEVNSKQYDQVKEEQDEEPPCKKPRLHKEDKVKIETAARNGDVATLQELYSNGVDVTGVVSENGFTGLHWAALRGHYDVTSTLLNCGTNVNVTGGLSKITPLHIAARNGYTDISALLIDNGGDMNLKDEESNSTPLAAAVNNNHSSTVYYLIKEAGLDPTQCDEQLQQRITHLLEKEESDRRVSSDQLAGSSVFKPMVRGGINKRIIIAYHEAMKKGTRASNQMKLVMMGAEGAGKTSTVGSFLGKQFQEDQPPTSGAELNSCTIERIFTSKWRQSEIKDQLEKLPRNFRSGMKTYISTISKNTPVHVDNQVAATGTQEEIPKEVVARVQEVLDTKDVSDGDIRVVILDLGGQEIYYEIHFMFLAPEDVVLMTFDASKGLDEAVISRQRLNRFQEKVAARGMQTNLEVLETLFQSVFSHCGVKVEGGMYISKRAPTIIMIATHSKGLTEQHKRNIMNRFYKAFSGKLFMDHLPASRADAFHFIDNEARDQVIFAKVKDTIIKAGRPVIEKQCPITYLQFETGLLQESEINSTITQKEALNIAINADIEENMLKEALLHFSYKGVLLYYPDVPALQDVVFVNPQEVSNLVSSVISTHNYEPSSAELQLSCDRYDNYGLLEEELLNDMLKSCGRLQQKEVILGLLKKFDLAVEVSVETKFDDEDDSYELPKKGRVFVVPSMLVYNKKKLYQKKVHDVVVLYHFPDKYLPENIFNHLLVKTISWCNKWGHHVRCIYRGTGYFDCKGKGQSFKLQQCQITYSIKCYFTIHAQDEQMMLEQRQELLSYLKESLNVIHQMYIPSARQPIAYLECPLHHDDNCLPHVRLNSINTSNDVFCSKSECQAVPKKAYMLLLTTVSDKGSSSAPVLMSRGSNALFEKVPTLKQLTNIVVPKLAADWKVAAINLDFDSTSIRLIQQKCGINDPESCCLEMLEEWLATDKGKGLKTWNTLLCALKMSKKLTNACSEIESKLAEGCNP comes from the exons GAGGAACAGGAAAGTTTATTCAATGCAGTTAGTCATGGTGACCTTACCACTATTCGAAACCTACATTCCAGTGGAATAGATGTGACTGGTGATGTTGATGTT ggtgaatggaCAGCTCTACATTTTGCAGCAGAAAAAGGCCATTACAATGTGGCCTCAGCTCTTCTCCAGTGGGGAGCTAATGTGGATGCTACTGAAGAG tatgatTTGAGGACGCCACTACACTACGCTGCTAGGTATGGACACACTGATATTTTTAATCTACTGGTAGCTAATGGTGCAGATATTAACAAGCAGGATAAG AATGGGAAGACTCCTCTGGTAATGGCAGCAAACTATAATAAGCAGCACCACTCAACAAAAGAAGTGGAAGTGAACTCCAAACAATATGACCAG GTtaaagaagaacaagatgaagAACCACCCTGTAAGAAACCTCGCCTTCACAAG GAGGATAAGGTGAAGATAGAAACAGCAGCTCGTAATGGTGACGTGGCAACACTACAAGAATTATACTCCAATGGTGTTGATGTGACTGGCGTAGTTAGtgag AATGGATTTACTGGTCTGCACTGGGCAGCACTGCGTGGTCACTATGATGTGACTTCAACACTCCTGAACTGTGGGACTAACGTAAATGTCACTGGAGGG CTGAGCAAGATAACACCATTACATATTGCTGCACGTAATGGTTATACTGATATTTCAGCCCTATTGATAGATAATGGGGGAGATATGAACTTGAAGGATGAGGAG TCCAACAGTACTCCACTGGCAGCAGCTGTAAACAATAATCACAGTAGTACAGTGTACTACCTTATCAAAGAAGCTGGGCTGGATCCTACACAGTGTGATGAG CAATTACAACAAAGGATCACACATCTCCTGGAGAAGGAGGAGTCTGATAGGAGGGTCAGTTCAGACCAACTTGCTGGATCAA GTGTATTTAAACCTATGGTACGTGGTGGAATCAACAAGAGGATTATCATTGCTTACCATGAAGCTATGAAAAAGGGCACAAGAGCATCCAATCAGATGAAGTTAGTGATGATGGGTGCAGAAGGAGCTGGAAAAACAAGCACCGTTGGCTCTTTTCTAGGTAAGCAATTCCAGGAAGATCAGCCACCAACAAGTGGAGCTGAACTGAACTCATGCACTATTGAGCGCATTTTTACATCGAAATGGCGACAAAGTGAAATAAAAGATCAACTTGAAAAATTACCAAGGAACTTTAGAAGTGGGATGAAAACTTACATATCAACTATTTCAAAGaatacacctgtacatgtagaCAACCAAGTTGCAGCTACAGGCACACAAGAAGAAATTCCTAAAGAAGTGGTTGCTCGAGTACAGGAGGTGTTGGATACTAAAGATGTTTCTGATGGTGACATTCGGGTTGTCATATTAGATCTTGGTGGTCAAGAAATATACTATGAAATTCACTTTATGTTCTTGGCCCCAGAAGATGTGGTGTTGATGACATTTGATGCATCAAAGGGCCTTGACGAAGCAGTAATTAGTCGACAGCGCTTAAACAGATTTCAAGAAAAGGTAGCCGCTAGAGGAATGCAAACAAATCTTGAAGTGTTAGAAACACTTTTCCAGTCAGTATTCAGTCACTGTGGAGTTAAAGTGGAAGGCGGCATGTACATTTCCAAACGTGCTCCAACAATCATTATGATTGCCACACATTCCAAAGGTCTCACTGAGCAGCACAAAAGAAATATCATGAACAGATTTTACAAGGCATTCTCTGGCAAACTTTTCATGGATCATTTGCCAGCATCACGTGCTGATGCATTTCATTTCATTGATAATGAAGCAAGAGACCAGGTCATCTTTGCAAAGGTCAAGGATACCATTATAAAAGCAGGCAGACCTGTAATTGAAAAGCAATGTCCTATAACTTACCTGCAATTTGAAACAGGGTTGCTGCAGGAATCAGAAATAAATTCAACCATAACTCAAAAAGAAGCACTAAATATTGCGATAAACGCTGACATTGAAGAAAACATGTTAAAAGAAGCTCTTCTTCACTTCTCCTACAAGGGTGTCCTACTGTACTACCCAGATGTGCCAGCTCTACAGGATGTGGTTTTTGTGAATCCACAAGAAGTGTCCAATCTTGTCTCCTCTGTCATTTCCACACATAATTATGAGCCATCCTCAGCTGAATTGCAGTTATCATGTGATCGTTATGATAACTACGGATTGCTAGAAGAAGAATTGCTCAATGATATGTTGAAGAGTTGTGGTCGTCTGCAGCAGAAAGAGGTAATCTTAGGTCTACTTAAAAAGTTTGATCTTGCAGTAGAAGTGTCTGTTGAGACGAAGtttgatgatgaagatgactCTTACGAGCTTCCCAAAAAAGGCAGAGTGTTTGTGGTTCCCTCCATGCTGgtctacaacaaaaaaaagctTTATCAGAAAAAGGTTCATGATGTGGTAGTGTTGTATCACTTTCCTGATAAATACTTACCAGAAAATATATTCAACCACTTGCTAGTCAAGACGATCAGTTGGTGCAATAAGTGGGGTCATCATGTTAGATG CATATACAGAGGCACTGGCTACTTTGACTGTAAAGGAAAAGGACAGAGTTTTAAATTACAACAATGCCAAATTACTTATTCTATCAAGTGTTATTTTACAATACATGCACAAGATGAACAGATGATGTTAGAACAACGACAGGAGCTACTGTCATACTTGAAAGAATCACTTAATGTTATCCATCAAATGTATATTCCTTCAGCAAGACAACCCATTGCATATTTAGAATGTCCACTACACCATGATGATAACTGTTTGCCTCATGTTCGActcaatagcatcaatactTCAAATGATGTCTTCTGCTCCAAAAGTGAATGTCAGGCTGTTCCCAAAAAAGCCTACATGTTGTTACTGACCACAGTGAGTGATAAAG GTTCTTCATCTGCACCAGTACTAATGAGTAGAGGTTCCAATGCACTATTTGAAAAAG TTCCCACTCTGAAGCAATTAACCAATATTGTAGTGCCAAAGCTTGCTGCAGACTGGAAGGTGGCAGCTATTAATTTGGACTTTGACTCAACATCCATCAGGCTTATTCAACAGAAGTGTGGCATTAATGATCCAGAAAGTTGTTGTCTGGAGATGCTGGAAGAATGGCTAGCTACAGATAAAGGGAAAGGACTTAAGACCTGGAATACTCTACTGTGTGCTCTAAAAATGAGCAAGAAACTGACCAACGCATGTAGTGAGATTGAGAGCAAGCTAGCAGAAG GATGTAATCCATGA
- the LOC136238136 gene encoding uncharacterized protein isoform X1, whose translation MRFSYLEFVNSHVIVVCNAVIIHQMTDSEAVDPESLPTKRNPTKEEQESLFNAVSHGDLTTIRNLHSSGIDVTGDVDVGEWTALHFAAEKGHYNVASALLQWGANVDATEEYDLRTPLHYAARYGHTDIFNLLVANGADINKQDKNGKTPLVMAANYNKQHHSTKEVEVNSKQYDQVKEEQDEEPPCKKPRLHKEDKVKIETAARNGDVATLQELYSNGVDVTGVVSENGFTGLHWAALRGHYDVTSTLLNCGTNVNVTGGLSKITPLHIAARNGYTDISALLIDNGGDMNLKDEESNSTPLAAAVNNNHSSTVYYLIKEAGLDPTQCDEQLQQRITHLLEKEESDRRVSSDQLAGSSVFKPMVRGGINKRIIIAYHEAMKKGTRASNQMKLVMMGAEGAGKTSTVGSFLGKQFQEDQPPTSGAELNSCTIERIFTSKWRQSEIKDQLEKLPRNFRSGMKTYISTISKNTPVHVDNQVAATGTQEEIPKEVVARVQEVLDTKDVSDGDIRVVILDLGGQEIYYEIHFMFLAPEDVVLMTFDASKGLDEAVISRQRLNRFQEKVAARGMQTNLEVLETLFQSVFSHCGVKVEGGMYISKRAPTIIMIATHSKGLTEQHKRNIMNRFYKAFSGKLFMDHLPASRADAFHFIDNEARDQVIFAKVKDTIIKAGRPVIEKQCPITYLQFETGLLQESEINSTITQKEALNIAINADIEENMLKEALLHFSYKGVLLYYPDVPALQDVVFVNPQEVSNLVSSVISTHNYEPSSAELQLSCDRYDNYGLLEEELLNDMLKSCGRLQQKEVILGLLKKFDLAVEVSVETKFDDEDDSYELPKKGRVFVVPSMLVYNKKKLYQKKVHDVVVLYHFPDKYLPENIFNHLLVKTISWCNKWGHHVRCIYRGTGYFDCKGKGQSFKLQQCQITYSIKCYFTIHAQDEQMMLEQRQELLSYLKESLNVIHQMYIPSARQPIAYLECPLHHDDNCLPHVRLNSINTSNDVFCSKSECQAVPKKAYMLLLTTVSDKGSSSAPVLMSRGSNALFEKVFCCSSVVPTLKQLTNIVVPKLAADWKVAAINLDFDSTSIRLIQQKCGINDPESCCLEMLEEWLATDKGKGLKTWNTLLCALKMSKKLTNACSEIESKLAEGCNP comes from the exons GAGGAACAGGAAAGTTTATTCAATGCAGTTAGTCATGGTGACCTTACCACTATTCGAAACCTACATTCCAGTGGAATAGATGTGACTGGTGATGTTGATGTT ggtgaatggaCAGCTCTACATTTTGCAGCAGAAAAAGGCCATTACAATGTGGCCTCAGCTCTTCTCCAGTGGGGAGCTAATGTGGATGCTACTGAAGAG tatgatTTGAGGACGCCACTACACTACGCTGCTAGGTATGGACACACTGATATTTTTAATCTACTGGTAGCTAATGGTGCAGATATTAACAAGCAGGATAAG AATGGGAAGACTCCTCTGGTAATGGCAGCAAACTATAATAAGCAGCACCACTCAACAAAAGAAGTGGAAGTGAACTCCAAACAATATGACCAG GTtaaagaagaacaagatgaagAACCACCCTGTAAGAAACCTCGCCTTCACAAG GAGGATAAGGTGAAGATAGAAACAGCAGCTCGTAATGGTGACGTGGCAACACTACAAGAATTATACTCCAATGGTGTTGATGTGACTGGCGTAGTTAGtgag AATGGATTTACTGGTCTGCACTGGGCAGCACTGCGTGGTCACTATGATGTGACTTCAACACTCCTGAACTGTGGGACTAACGTAAATGTCACTGGAGGG CTGAGCAAGATAACACCATTACATATTGCTGCACGTAATGGTTATACTGATATTTCAGCCCTATTGATAGATAATGGGGGAGATATGAACTTGAAGGATGAGGAG TCCAACAGTACTCCACTGGCAGCAGCTGTAAACAATAATCACAGTAGTACAGTGTACTACCTTATCAAAGAAGCTGGGCTGGATCCTACACAGTGTGATGAG CAATTACAACAAAGGATCACACATCTCCTGGAGAAGGAGGAGTCTGATAGGAGGGTCAGTTCAGACCAACTTGCTGGATCAA GTGTATTTAAACCTATGGTACGTGGTGGAATCAACAAGAGGATTATCATTGCTTACCATGAAGCTATGAAAAAGGGCACAAGAGCATCCAATCAGATGAAGTTAGTGATGATGGGTGCAGAAGGAGCTGGAAAAACAAGCACCGTTGGCTCTTTTCTAGGTAAGCAATTCCAGGAAGATCAGCCACCAACAAGTGGAGCTGAACTGAACTCATGCACTATTGAGCGCATTTTTACATCGAAATGGCGACAAAGTGAAATAAAAGATCAACTTGAAAAATTACCAAGGAACTTTAGAAGTGGGATGAAAACTTACATATCAACTATTTCAAAGaatacacctgtacatgtagaCAACCAAGTTGCAGCTACAGGCACACAAGAAGAAATTCCTAAAGAAGTGGTTGCTCGAGTACAGGAGGTGTTGGATACTAAAGATGTTTCTGATGGTGACATTCGGGTTGTCATATTAGATCTTGGTGGTCAAGAAATATACTATGAAATTCACTTTATGTTCTTGGCCCCAGAAGATGTGGTGTTGATGACATTTGATGCATCAAAGGGCCTTGACGAAGCAGTAATTAGTCGACAGCGCTTAAACAGATTTCAAGAAAAGGTAGCCGCTAGAGGAATGCAAACAAATCTTGAAGTGTTAGAAACACTTTTCCAGTCAGTATTCAGTCACTGTGGAGTTAAAGTGGAAGGCGGCATGTACATTTCCAAACGTGCTCCAACAATCATTATGATTGCCACACATTCCAAAGGTCTCACTGAGCAGCACAAAAGAAATATCATGAACAGATTTTACAAGGCATTCTCTGGCAAACTTTTCATGGATCATTTGCCAGCATCACGTGCTGATGCATTTCATTTCATTGATAATGAAGCAAGAGACCAGGTCATCTTTGCAAAGGTCAAGGATACCATTATAAAAGCAGGCAGACCTGTAATTGAAAAGCAATGTCCTATAACTTACCTGCAATTTGAAACAGGGTTGCTGCAGGAATCAGAAATAAATTCAACCATAACTCAAAAAGAAGCACTAAATATTGCGATAAACGCTGACATTGAAGAAAACATGTTAAAAGAAGCTCTTCTTCACTTCTCCTACAAGGGTGTCCTACTGTACTACCCAGATGTGCCAGCTCTACAGGATGTGGTTTTTGTGAATCCACAAGAAGTGTCCAATCTTGTCTCCTCTGTCATTTCCACACATAATTATGAGCCATCCTCAGCTGAATTGCAGTTATCATGTGATCGTTATGATAACTACGGATTGCTAGAAGAAGAATTGCTCAATGATATGTTGAAGAGTTGTGGTCGTCTGCAGCAGAAAGAGGTAATCTTAGGTCTACTTAAAAAGTTTGATCTTGCAGTAGAAGTGTCTGTTGAGACGAAGtttgatgatgaagatgactCTTACGAGCTTCCCAAAAAAGGCAGAGTGTTTGTGGTTCCCTCCATGCTGgtctacaacaaaaaaaagctTTATCAGAAAAAGGTTCATGATGTGGTAGTGTTGTATCACTTTCCTGATAAATACTTACCAGAAAATATATTCAACCACTTGCTAGTCAAGACGATCAGTTGGTGCAATAAGTGGGGTCATCATGTTAGATG CATATACAGAGGCACTGGCTACTTTGACTGTAAAGGAAAAGGACAGAGTTTTAAATTACAACAATGCCAAATTACTTATTCTATCAAGTGTTATTTTACAATACATGCACAAGATGAACAGATGATGTTAGAACAACGACAGGAGCTACTGTCATACTTGAAAGAATCACTTAATGTTATCCATCAAATGTATATTCCTTCAGCAAGACAACCCATTGCATATTTAGAATGTCCACTACACCATGATGATAACTGTTTGCCTCATGTTCGActcaatagcatcaatactTCAAATGATGTCTTCTGCTCCAAAAGTGAATGTCAGGCTGTTCCCAAAAAAGCCTACATGTTGTTACTGACCACAGTGAGTGATAAAG GTTCTTCATCTGCACCAGTACTAATGAGTAGAGGTTCCAATGCACTATTTGAAAAAG TTTTCTGTTGTTCTTCTGTAGTTCCCACTCTGAAGCAATTAACCAATATTGTAGTGCCAAAGCTTGCTGCAGACTGGAAGGTGGCAGCTATTAATTTGGACTTTGACTCAACATCCATCAGGCTTATTCAACAGAAGTGTGGCATTAATGATCCAGAAAGTTGTTGTCTGGAGATGCTGGAAGAATGGCTAGCTACAGATAAAGGGAAAGGACTTAAGACCTGGAATACTCTACTGTGTGCTCTAAAAATGAGCAAGAAACTGACCAACGCATGTAGTGAGATTGAGAGCAAGCTAGCAGAAG GATGTAATCCATGA